The DNA window ACCATGGGCGCGGAGGAAGGCGATCTGCTGTTCATTATTGCAGGGCCTTGGAAATCCACCTACGAAGGCGGAGGGTTCCTCAGGAAGAAGATCGCAGAGGACCTCGGCCTGGTGCCGAAGGATGTCTTCCAGTTCTTCTGGATGGACCGGTGCCCCATGTACGAGGTCGACCCGGTCTCAGGGAAATGCGACGCATTCCACCACCCATTCGTGCTCCCGCAGGGCGATCCCATGGATTCCAACGTCGGAGGGGCATGCTTCGACCTGTGCCTGAACGGGAACGAGCTGGGATCCGGTTCGCTGCGTATCCATAACGTCGAGATGCAAAAGCAGGTGTTCCACAAGCTCGGCCTCGACGACGAGAGGATAGAGAGGAACTTCGGATACTTCGTGGAGATGCTCAGCTACGGGGCGCCCCCTCACGGAGGCATCGCCATCGGAATCGACAGGCTTTGCGCCATATTGCTCGACAAAGATTCGATCAGAGACGTCATCGCGTTCCCGAAGAACAAGAGGGCAGTATCTCTTCTAGACGGTTCCCCGTCCAAAGTCGACGACGACAAGCTCGAGGAGCTCCAGATCATATCCCTCGCCGGAGATCTTGATATCGGCGACATAGAGGACGCCGACATCGAATGAAACTGTTGGGGGTGGCGCTTCGGCGTTCTCCCCTATATTTACAAGTTTTGTGTGCATGCACACGCCATCTTTATATCGTTCCAATTTTGTAATTCGGATATGAGCCGGCCGACGATGCAAATTGGCGATGAATTTTGCGGAGCCCCAATGCCGGGACCGTGCGTTCCGAATGGGCTGTCGCAGTTCTTCAGAGACCATCCGAAGGTTTTGCTGGCTTTTTCTGGGGGCGCAGACTCGTCATATCTGCTTTACGCGGCCAAGGAATGCGGCGCCGACGTGGTGGCATACACGCTGAGAGGGCCTTTTCAAGCGCGTTCCGAGACCGCGGCGGCCATCGAGTTTGCCGGATCTATGGGCGTGGAGCACCATGTCATCGACGCAGATCCGCTGTCGGATCCCGGAATCGCATCGAACGGCCCGGATAGATGCTACCTATGCAAAAAATCGATGTTCAACACTCTCCTGAGTATATCGGATGGGCAAGGGAGGGAACTGATCGACGCGACCAACCTTTCTGATGACCCTCGCACAAGGCCTGGGATGAGGGCTTTGGAGGAATTCGGCGTGCTGTCGCCCCTCAGGCTGTCTGGAATAAACAAATCCCAAGTGAGGGAGCTTTCCAGGCGCGCGGGGCTTCCGACGGCTGATGTGCCCTCCAATTCCTGCTTGGCTACGAGGATCATGGGCGGCATCGCCATAACTTCGGAAGCGCTCGGAAGGGTAGAGGAATCGGAGCAATCCCTCAGCTCGATGGGGTTCTCTGGGCATCGCGTCAGGGATCGCGGGGACCGTTGCGTATTGGAAGTCAGAGAGCGCGATTCGGAACTTCTGCGTTCCATGAAGGTCGAAGTCGAATCAGTTTTGCGCAGACATTATACGGCTATAGACTATGGCAGGAGAGAGACGGAATGAATACGTTGCAGATCCTTCAGGATGTCAGGGACGGGAATCTATGCCCGGAGGATGCGGAGGTCTTGCTCAAAGCTAAGCCTTTCGTGGATCTCGGATATGCCAAGCCGGATACCCACCGCCGCATAAGGCAGGGGGCCACCGAAGTCATCTATGGCGCAGGGAAGACCCCAGAGCAGACGCTTGGCATAACGGATGCGCTGATGGAAGCCGGGGCGGGATGCGTCCTGATAACCAGAACCCCCCGCGAGACAGCTGAACTGCTGTCGGAGAGGTATACGGAATCTGAAAGCCATTCGGACTGCGGAATCTTCGTTGTGGGCAAGAAGCCTCAGCCGTCCCCCAACAGCATGGTCTGCGTCGTATCCGCCGGCACCAGCGACATGAAGGTGGCCGAGGAGGCGGCATGCACTGCGGAAGCCGAAGGCAGCCGGGTCGAGAGGATATATGATGCGGGGGTCTCGGGGATCCACAGGCTGCTGCATCACGAGGACAAACTGTTCAGGGCCAGGGCAGTCGTTGCCGTCGCCGGGATGGAGGGAGCTCTCCCGTCCGTCGTCGGAGGCTTGGTTGATGTGCCCGTGATAGCTGTGCCGACATCGGTCGGATACGGCGTCTCTTTCGGCGGCGTGACCGCTCTGCTTTCGATGATGAATTCCTGCTCAAGCAGCGTCAGCGTCGTCAACATCGACAACGGCTTTGGCGCCGGTTATATAGCCAGCATGATAGACAGAAGGAGCGCGCCGCTGTGAGGACGCTGTACTTGGAATGCAGGGCCGGAGCATCCGGCGACATGGTGTCCGGGGCTTTGTGCGGGCTTCTGGATGATCCGAAGGAATACGAGAGGATGATCGCGGAGGCGGGGATACCTGGGGTGTCAGCCCAAGTGTGCAAGGCCGAGGCATCCTCGATATCAGGATTGAAGGTCCGCATAACCGTCAACGGCGAGGAAGAGCATCAGGGGGACCATCACAGCCATCATCACCATCATGGGGACATAAAGGATCTGATATCAAACCTGAGCGTCTCCGACAGGGTCAAGGAAGATTCTTTGGCGATATATGGGGCCATAGCTTCGGCGGAGGCCGAGGCCCATGGGAAGCCGGTGAACGAGGTCCATTTCCACGAGGTTGGCGCATTGGACGCGGTGGCTGATGTGGTCGGCACCTGCATGCTCATAGAAAGGCTGGGTGTTGAAAAGATAATCGCTTCGCCTCTCAGGACCGGTTTCGGCACCGTGGAATGCGCCCACGGGACTCTTCCGGTGCCCGCTCCGGCCGCAGCTTTGCTTCTCAGGGGCGTTCCGGTTTTTGCCGGCGACATCGAAGGGGAATTCACCACACCCACAGGAGCCGCTCTGGTTTCCCATTTCGCTTCGGAGTACGGTCCGATGCCCATGATGACCTACGAAAAAGTCGGAATCGGATTCGGAAGCGCCCAGGACACCCGCATACCGGATATGCTCCGCGCATTCATCGGCGACATGAGGAAGGAGCCTTTCACGATCACCCAGATAGAATGCAACCTCGACGACATGTCCCCGGAGGATATAGGGGAGGCAGTCCGCGGTTTGATGGAAGATGGGGCGCTGGACGTCAGCGTAGCGCCGATAATGATGAAAAAAGGCCGTCCCGGACATCTGATGATCGTATTGTGCCGGGATAAGGACAGGGAAAGGATCTCGGACCGCATCATGGTCCGCACTTCGACCATCGGCGTCCGCATGTTCCAGTGCGAGAGGCAGGAGCTCGTTTCGAGATTCGAGACCGTACCGACCAAATATGGCGACATAAGAGCCAAAATCTCCGAGGGGCGCGGGATATCGAAATGGAAGCCGGAGCACGCGGACGTTCTGGAGGCATCCGAGAGATGCGGGGTCTCCCCATCGGAGGTTCGCCGCGAAGTCGCGAGAGCGTTCAAGGGTTCCGATCTCTGAGCATCGCAGGAATCCGGTGAATTCCTCGGTCTTTTTCCTTTGGCTGTGGAGAGGTCCCGGTTCGCAATCCTCCGCTGGATAGCCCACATCCAGGATATGGAAAAGGGTGAGGTCGTCCGGAATCCCGAACGCCTCGCAAATAGGTTTGGGATCGAAATATCCGACCCAACATGTGCCTAAGCCCAGATCTGTTGCCTGAAGCATCATGTGGTCGGTGACGATCGCGGTGTCCGTCTCGGCTATGTCCCTGCCGGTGAATCTGCTTATCCAGGACTCGCCTTTCTTCGCGAACACCAGCATAACGAGCGGGGCCCCGAATATCATGGGGCAGAGCTCGCCTATTTTTTGGAGGGCTTCCGGGGACCTGAGGACGAAGATCCGCTGGCATTGCTTGTTCTTCCCAGTAGGCGCCAATCTTGCCGCTTCCAGGATCTTATCGATTTTCCGGTCTTCCACAGGCTTTCCGCTGTATTTCCTGACCGAATATCTTGCGCGGATCGCGTCCTCGAATTCCATCCCCTCACATCCTGGATTCGATGGCTTTCCTGACCGCTTCGACAACCTCTGCGGAAGAGTGCTTCCCCCCGCTCCGCTTCATCACGAACCCGATAGCCTTGTTGGCGGCTTTCTCGTTCTTGGCGTAGTCCGACACGATTCCGGGGTTCTCATCCAGATATTCCGAAATCAGCGCTTCAAGCCCCTCGGACGCTTCCTCAGCCGCCTCAGCGGATTCTCCTGTCATGGCGCATTTCAGCTGTATGGCGCATTCGGTGTCGGTCATCTCTCCGGCGGCGAATTTCCCGATTATCGGCATCAGATCGTCCGGGTTCCCGCCCCTGGATTCCATCGCTTTCCAGTTGGAGCTCACGGGTCCGGCCACCCATTTGATTGCGTTTTGGGTCCCGTACTTCTTGGCCACGGTCTCGAACGTCTCCGCCAGGCCGACCGAGGTGGATACCAGCTGTTTGGCCATCTTTTTGTCGATGCCATATTCGTCGGACATCCTGAGCGCCATTTTCTGGGGGCTCTCCTTTATCTTGATGGAGTCGGCCATCTCTTTCAGGTGGTATATCCCCAGATCCGGCTCGTCGATGTACCCATAATCGGATTCGAACTCCTTCTTCCTGACGGAGATAGTCACTCCGCGTTCCTCGTCGAACCTTCTGGTCTCCCTGTCGATCTTCCCGCCTGCCTTTAGGATCTTGGTCTGCCTGATCATTTCGAATGTCAGCGCCCTTTCCACGTTCTTGAGCCCGGTGACGTTCTTGACCTCGCATCTCTCTTTGCCCACGGATATGTTGCAGTCGCAGCGGATGCTTCTCTCGCCGTCTCCAGGGAGGTCGATGATGCATCTGATGTCTTCGATGAGCTGCCCAAGGAATTCCCTGGCCTCAGCGGGGGTGGAGATGTCAGGTTCGGTGACGATCTCGGCCAGAGGTATGCCGGATCTGTTGTAGTCGATCAGCGATGACAGGTCTCCGACCCTCTTCGTCTTTCCAGGGTCTTCTTCGACATGGATCCTGGTTATTCTGATGGGCTTTTTACCTCCCAGATAGTAGACTCCGCCCTCTCCCACAGGGTTGTCGTACTGGGTGATCTGCACGCTTTTCGACATGTCCGGGTAGAAGTAGGTCTTCCTGGAGAACCAGGTGGTGTCCGCGATTTTGCATCCGAGCATCTTGGCCAGCATAATCCCGTATTCCAGGACTTTCTTGTTCAGTACCGGTCTGGATCCCGGCATTCCGAGGCATGTGGGGCACACGTGCGTGTTGGGCGCCGGAGCGTCGGTGGTAGGGCAGGAGCAGAACATCTTGGATTTGGTCGGGAGCTGAACGTGTATCTCCAATCCGATCTTCATGCGCCCACCTCCGGCTTCCTCATCTCGAATCCCTTCTCCCATTCTTCCGCGGCATAGAACAGAACCTCTTCATCCCAATGGTCGGCGACGAACTGCATCCCTATGGGCATGCCGTTGCCGTCGTATCCGCACGGGACCGACATATGCGGGGTGCCGGCGATGTTGGCCGGAACGGTGAGGTAATCGGCTTTGTAAGAGTCCAGCGCCGACATGTTTGAGATCTCGTCGAATCTCGGCGCGGAGAAGGGCATCGTGGGGGCGAGGACGGCATCATGCGTCTCGAACACGCGCTTGTAATCTTTGATGACAATCTGCCTGACCTTCAGGGCTTTGGCGTAGTATCTGTCCCTGAATCCCGCCATTCTGGTGTAAGTTCCCAGGAGAATCCTGCGCTTCGCTTCGTCTCCGAAGTATTTGGAGCGGAACGAGCTGAAATAGTCGTCGAATTTGAGGGAGTGGTCGCCTTCCTGCTGGCCATACCTCATTCCGACGTATCTGGCGAGGTTTGTGGAGGCCTCGGAGGTCGCGAGGACGTAATATGCGGGCATGGCGTATTTCAGGGAAGGCATGTCCACGTTCTCCACGTCTACGCCCATTCCTTTGAGCTTTTCGACAGCTTCGAAGAAAGCTTTCTCGACATCTTTGGACAGGCCTTCCACCCCTTCCTTGGGGATGGCCACCGATTTCAGCTTTTTCCCGGTGTCTTTGAGCTCAGGCTGTGCACATGACGTCGGGTCTTTGGGGTCTTTACCGGCGATAACATGGGTGTATTTCCTCAGATCTTTGGCATCCGCGGATATCACGCCGATCTTGTCCAGGGAGTTCCCGTAGTCTATGAGGCCGTATCTGGAGACGCGCCCATACGTCGGGGCTATCCCATAGACGCCGCAGAACGACGCTGGGCAGCATATGGAACCGCCGGTGGACACACCCAGGGATACATGCCCTTCGAAGACCGCGGCCGCGCAAGCCGATCCTCCGGAGGAGCCTCCGCAAGCTCTCTCCAAATCGTAAGGGTTCCTGGGGATCTCGAGGCCCGAGTTGGTGGAGAACGTCCCGAACCCGAACTCGTCCATGTTGCATTTTCCGATGAGCTTCCCGCCGGCGGCCCTCATCTTCGCTATCGATTCGGCGTCGAAGGCCGGCCTGTATCCGATCAGTATCTTGGATCCGGAGCAGGTCTCCATGTCGATGGAAGTCAGATTGTCTTTGGCAGAGAACAGGAATTCGGCGTCTCCCGGGTCGGAATCCTCGGTCATCGCGTGGAACATGCGATATCTGTCGTTGATCTCCTTCAGTTTGGGGAGGATGTTTTCGACGGTCATGACAGCCTCGGCCCCCTGACGTATCTTTCATAGGTGTCCATGCCTTTGAGCAGGACGTCCGGATCGATCTCTATGCGGGGCTCGTCCTCCCTCAGGACGTCGGCGATCTCGATGGGATTCACTCCCGATTCCTCGCATTCGGGAGCCTCGTCCAGCAGCTCGAAATACGAGAGGATATCGTTCAGATCCTTGCTGTATTTCTCCAACTCGGCTTC is part of the Candidatus Methanomethylophilaceae archaeon genome and encodes:
- a CDS encoding ATP-dependent sacrificial sulfur transferase LarE; its protein translation is MPGPCVPNGLSQFFRDHPKVLLAFSGGADSSYLLYAAKECGADVVAYTLRGPFQARSETAAAIEFAGSMGVEHHVIDADPLSDPGIASNGPDRCYLCKKSMFNTLLSISDGQGRELIDATNLSDDPRTRPGMRALEEFGVLSPLRLSGINKSQVRELSRRAGLPTADVPSNSCLATRIMGGIAITSEALGRVEESEQSLSSMGFSGHRVRDRGDRCVLEVRERDSELLRSMKVEVESVLRRHYTAIDYGRRETE
- the larB gene encoding nickel pincer cofactor biosynthesis protein LarB, with the protein product MNTLQILQDVRDGNLCPEDAEVLLKAKPFVDLGYAKPDTHRRIRQGATEVIYGAGKTPEQTLGITDALMEAGAGCVLITRTPRETAELLSERYTESESHSDCGIFVVGKKPQPSPNSMVCVVSAGTSDMKVAEEAACTAEAEGSRVERIYDAGVSGIHRLLHHEDKLFRARAVVAVAGMEGALPSVVGGLVDVPVIAVPTSVGYGVSFGGVTALLSMMNSCSSSVSVVNIDNGFGAGYIASMIDRRSAPL
- the larC gene encoding nickel pincer cofactor biosynthesis protein LarC, giving the protein MRTLYLECRAGASGDMVSGALCGLLDDPKEYERMIAEAGIPGVSAQVCKAEASSISGLKVRITVNGEEEHQGDHHSHHHHHGDIKDLISNLSVSDRVKEDSLAIYGAIASAEAEAHGKPVNEVHFHEVGALDAVADVVGTCMLIERLGVEKIIASPLRTGFGTVECAHGTLPVPAPAAALLLRGVPVFAGDIEGEFTTPTGAALVSHFASEYGPMPMMTYEKVGIGFGSAQDTRIPDMLRAFIGDMRKEPFTITQIECNLDDMSPEDIGEAVRGLMEDGALDVSVAPIMMKKGRPGHLMIVLCRDKDRERISDRIMVRTSTIGVRMFQCERQELVSRFETVPTKYGDIRAKISEGRGISKWKPEHADVLEASERCGVSPSEVRREVARAFKGSDL
- the gatB gene encoding Asp-tRNA(Asn)/Glu-tRNA(Gln) amidotransferase subunit GatB, coding for MKIGLEIHVQLPTKSKMFCSCPTTDAPAPNTHVCPTCLGMPGSRPVLNKKVLEYGIMLAKMLGCKIADTTWFSRKTYFYPDMSKSVQITQYDNPVGEGGVYYLGGKKPIRITRIHVEEDPGKTKRVGDLSSLIDYNRSGIPLAEIVTEPDISTPAEAREFLGQLIEDIRCIIDLPGDGERSIRCDCNISVGKERCEVKNVTGLKNVERALTFEMIRQTKILKAGGKIDRETRRFDEERGVTISVRKKEFESDYGYIDEPDLGIYHLKEMADSIKIKESPQKMALRMSDEYGIDKKMAKQLVSTSVGLAETFETVAKKYGTQNAIKWVAGPVSSNWKAMESRGGNPDDLMPIIGKFAAGEMTDTECAIQLKCAMTGESAEAAEEASEGLEALISEYLDENPGIVSDYAKNEKAANKAIGFVMKRSGGKHSSAEVVEAVRKAIESRM
- a CDS encoding aspartyl/glutamyl-tRNA amidotransferase subunit A, giving the protein MTVENILPKLKEINDRYRMFHAMTEDSDPGDAEFLFSAKDNLTSIDMETCSGSKILIGYRPAFDAESIAKMRAAGGKLIGKCNMDEFGFGTFSTNSGLEIPRNPYDLERACGGSSGGSACAAAVFEGHVSLGVSTGGSICCPASFCGVYGIAPTYGRVSRYGLIDYGNSLDKIGVISADAKDLRKYTHVIAGKDPKDPTSCAQPELKDTGKKLKSVAIPKEGVEGLSKDVEKAFFEAVEKLKGMGVDVENVDMPSLKYAMPAYYVLATSEASTNLARYVGMRYGQQEGDHSLKFDDYFSSFRSKYFGDEAKRRILLGTYTRMAGFRDRYYAKALKVRQIVIKDYKRVFETHDAVLAPTMPFSAPRFDEISNMSALDSYKADYLTVPANIAGTPHMSVPCGYDGNGMPIGMQFVADHWDEEVLFYAAEEWEKGFEMRKPEVGA
- a CDS encoding Asp-tRNA(Asn)/Glu-tRNA(Gln) amidotransferase GatCAB subunit C, with translation MDRETVERVARAAHIKLTEAELEKYSKDLNDILSYFELLDEAPECEESGVNPIEIADVLREDEPRIEIDPDVLLKGMDTYERYVRGPRLS